In Arsenophonus sp. aPb, one DNA window encodes the following:
- the sufA gene encoding Fe-S cluster assembly scaffold SufA has protein sequence MAEHVDTFSLNETTWQGLTMTDKAAAQIRKLMKKNPASQGLSLNIKQSGCAGFGYVIALIDNPTKEYLLFENNGAKLFVPLKAMPFIDGTEVDYVREGLNQVFKFNNPKAQHACGCGESFGI, from the coding sequence ATGGCAGAGCATGTTGATACTTTTTCTTTAAATGAAACAACCTGGCAGGGCCTTACCATGACCGATAAAGCGGCTGCTCAAATTCGTAAATTAATGAAAAAAAATCCTGCTAGTCAAGGATTATCTCTTAATATCAAGCAATCAGGCTGTGCAGGATTTGGTTATGTCATTGCATTGATTGATAATCCAACCAAAGAATATTTGCTGTTTGAAAATAATGGCGCCAAACTTTTTGTACCTCTAAAAGCAATGCCATTTATTGATGGTACTGAGGTTGATTATGTTCGTGAGGGACTTAATCAAGTATTTAAATTTAATAATCCTAAAGCTCAGCACGCTTGTGGTTGTGGTGAAAGCTTTGGCATTTAA
- the ydiK gene encoding AI-2E family transporter YdiK, translating to MEKAQSPNDLPKFIFSIIAILLMITACFWVLKPFILGFLWAGMVVIATWPLFKKIEGKLWHKKWLASIAMTLIVILLFVIPFAILIGSIIQNSGPLIEWAKSPAEIRLPELLWLKNLPFIGNKLFYGWHTLVANGGNTLIAKLQPYVGEATSWFLAQAINAGRFMFHLIVMLLFSALLYLKGESVISSIRHFAIRLAGTRGDTAILLAGQSIRAVALGVVVTALIQAITSGIGLALADVPYAAILTILIFVCCVAQLGPLLIMVPSIIWLFWSGDTSWAIIMIVWSIIVATMDGVLRPILIKMGANLSMILILIGVIGGILSFGVIGLFIGPVVLAVSHNLLTAWMNEVEKPTKLSNNLTKTNLYKNDS from the coding sequence ATGGAAAAAGCGCAATCCCCTAATGATCTACCCAAATTTATATTTAGTATAATTGCTATTTTATTGATGATAACAGCATGTTTTTGGGTATTAAAACCTTTCATACTTGGTTTTCTCTGGGCAGGCATGGTGGTTATTGCAACCTGGCCATTATTTAAAAAAATTGAAGGCAAACTATGGCATAAAAAATGGCTAGCCAGTATAGCGATGACACTAATAGTAATCCTATTATTCGTTATTCCTTTTGCAATCTTAATTGGTAGCATTATACAAAATAGTGGCCCACTAATTGAATGGGCCAAATCACCGGCTGAAATTCGATTACCTGAGTTATTGTGGTTAAAAAATCTCCCCTTTATTGGTAATAAACTTTTTTATGGTTGGCATACACTGGTAGCGAATGGTGGCAACACATTAATTGCTAAACTACAACCTTATGTTGGAGAAGCAACCAGTTGGTTCTTAGCACAAGCTATTAATGCCGGGCGTTTTATGTTTCATCTTATCGTAATGTTACTATTTAGTGCATTACTCTATCTAAAAGGTGAAAGTGTTATATCAAGTATCCGACATTTTGCCATTCGCCTGGCTGGTACAAGAGGCGATACGGCTATTCTACTCGCTGGTCAATCAATCCGTGCCGTTGCATTAGGTGTTGTTGTAACCGCATTAATACAAGCGATTACCAGTGGTATTGGTTTAGCTTTAGCAGATGTTCCTTACGCTGCAATATTAACAATTCTTATCTTTGTATGTTGTGTTGCCCAACTTGGCCCTTTATTGATTATGGTGCCCTCTATAATATGGTTATTCTGGTCAGGCGATACCAGCTGGGCCATTATTATGATTGTATGGAGCATCATTGTCGCAACAATGGATGGTGTACTACGTCCTATCTTAATAAAGATGGGTGCGAATTTATCAATGATCCTGATTTTAATTGGCGTTATTGGTGGAATTTTATCATTTGGTGTAATTGGTCTTTTTATTGGCCCAGTAGTTTTAGCTGTCTCGCATAATTTACTAACTGCCTGGATGAATGAGGTCGAGAAACCAACCAAATTATCAAACAATTTAACCAAAACTAATTTATATAAGAATGATTCTTAA
- a CDS encoding hotdog fold thioesterase, whose product MIWQRPYTLEEINSWSKNSMLSHLGIVMLSISDDTIEATMPVDQRTMQPFGLLHGGASVVLAESLGSIAGYLCTQGEQKVVGSEINASHIRSVSSGKVRGVCSAIHLGRRQQIWSIKIFDEQLKLSCICRLTTAII is encoded by the coding sequence ATGATTTGGCAACGTCCTTACACCCTCGAAGAAATTAATAGTTGGAGTAAAAACAGCATGTTATCTCATTTGGGTATTGTTATGCTAAGTATCAGCGATGATACGATTGAAGCAACTATGCCGGTTGATCAACGTACCATGCAACCCTTTGGATTATTACATGGTGGTGCTTCGGTGGTATTAGCCGAATCCTTAGGCTCGATAGCCGGTTATCTCTGTACTCAAGGTGAGCAAAAAGTGGTGGGTAGCGAAATTAATGCCAGCCATATTAGGTCAGTATCTTCAGGCAAAGTGCGTGGCGTATGTAGTGCGATTCATCTAGGGCGACGGCAACAAATCTGGTCGATAAAAATCTTTGATGAACAATTAAAACTGAGCTGTATTTGCCGTTTGACAACCGCAATAATTTAA
- the hemP gene encoding hemin uptake protein HemP, whose translation MNKLSQSNLLNSDIKQISTPVINTINSQHLLNQKGIANIYHQGEIYQLRQTRAGKLILTK comes from the coding sequence ATGAATAAACTCAGCCAAAGTAATCTACTTAATTCAGATATAAAGCAAATATCAACCCCAGTAATTAATACCATTAATAGCCAACATCTATTGAATCAAAAAGGAATTGCGAATATCTACCATCAAGGTGAAATTTATCAATTACGCCAGACAAGAGCAGGCAAATTGATTTTAACCAAATAG